The Desertibacillus haloalkaliphilus DNA window AAGTGGCGACTGAGACAGTCACGTATACAGATGTTGTGCCGTTATCGAGTCGAGATAAAAATGTACTGAGTGATGACCTTGAAGTGATCGCGCGTGCTGTTCAACAACCGAATACATTAGAAGCGACAATTTCACCAAATGGCTCAACGGTTGTTGTGCAAGTAGAGCGGGAGTTCGTTGTTGAATGCATCGGAGAGACAAAAGTTTGTGTTTATGTGAATCCGGATGGTGTGATGGATGACTTTGATGATGAGGCAATCGCTGAAGAAGTTGTAGATGATGAAGAGTTTGAGGATTTAGATCCGAACTTTTTAATGGGGGATTTAGAAGAATAAAGAGAGACAAATAAAACTAGGGAGGGGGTTACTACTTCCTAGTTTTTTTTGTTGTCGATAAGGGATTTGATAGAAGGATGATGGTACTGAACTGAGGTATAAGAAGTCGTTCAGAGTAGTGAAAAGGGATCCTCCAACGAGTCATCTAACATTGTTGAATTGATGGGTTGAGAGGGTGAAAGACTACTTGGGGAGTCGATTTATGGGTGTGGTGCCACCGATCGTAAGGGTGATGAAAATGGGCGAACATGCTATAATAGA harbors:
- a CDS encoding outer spore coat protein CotE, with translation MSQTERDLNYREIITKAVCGKGRKFSQASHTIGPSHKPSSILGCWIINHRYEAEKKGDSVEVQGRYDINIWFSYNNNTKTEVATETVTYTDVVPLSSRDKNVLSDDLEVIARAVQQPNTLEATISPNGSTVVVQVEREFVVECIGETKVCVYVNPDGVMDDFDDEAIAEEVVDDEEFEDLDPNFLMGDLEE